The sequence TTCTTCCGCTACGCGCAGACCGAGAATCCAGAAATTCTGTTTGAAAGCCAAAAAATTCTTGGCATCCCGTTTAAGAAAAAGCAGCAGCAGACAATTCCACATCTCTCTATGGATCAGTTGGCTTATTTGTTCGAACAGCCTGATACATCCACAAAAAGAGGTCGCCGCGATTTGGCCTTAATGGTTGTCCTATACGACGCGGGCGCAAGGGTGCAGGAATTAATCGATTTAAAGGTTTGCGATGTAAGGTTAGCCCAACCAGCGATCATCACTTTGAAAGGAAAAGGAAACAAGAAAAGAAATGTCCCGATCATGGCAAAAACTCGAAGTATTATTGAAGGCTACATGGCAGAAAACCACCTTCTTGAAAACGGTCGCCAGCAAAGCCCTTTATTTCACAATAGCAGATACCAACCATTTACAAGACCTGGCATTACATACATCCTCGAAAAATATTTCAAGAAGGCAAAGCAATGTCACGTAGACGAGGTCTTTCCGGATAGGATACACCCTCATATGCTAAGGCATTCAAAGG is a genomic window of Ammoniphilus sp. CFH 90114 containing:
- a CDS encoding tyrosine-type recombinase/integrase; the encoded protein is MKQTDFAKTLARYLADFLPGQRNVSPNTIKSYRDTFKQFLMFMQEEQRIRPEKITFTSVTTRSIKDFLQWLETSKNVSTSTRNQRLAAIHSFFRYAQTENPEILFESQKILGIPFKKKQQQTIPHLSMDQLAYLFEQPDTSTKRGRRDLALMVVLYDAGARVQELIDLKVCDVRLAQPAIITLKGKGNKKRNVPIMAKTRSIIEGYMAENHLLENGRQQSPLFHNSRYQPFTRPGITYILEKYFKKAKQCHVDEVFPDRIHPHMLRHSKALHLLESGVNLIYIRDLLGHVSVTTTEIYLKFDTELKRKALEAAYPQVVSKDAPAWEENTDILQWLQDLCR